In Ptychodera flava strain L36383 chromosome 6, AS_Pfla_20210202, whole genome shotgun sequence, the sequence TGTATTGACACATGTTACAGGTGCTTGTCCAGTTGTAGTGACAGGGATACAGTTTCTGAATGCAGTGTCTGCATGGCAATCTCGGACTTGCTCAGTTACACAGACGATGTAATGAGTCAGTGGTTCTAAGCCAGTGATGGTGTACAAAGAATCTGATGTAGCTGTTACATTGGTCTCTTTAACCGGTGAAGTAAATCCAAACTTAGTGACTGTGATAGAATGTCCAGTTGTCTGGCTATCATATGTTGGACTCCACACAATTTCAATCAGAGTATCTCTGATAGTActtgtctgtacagataaatcAGGTTGAATGCACTGTACTGGTTGATTTACAGGGGCACAAGTAACAGGATTGCTTGTTGGAGGTGGCACCTGTACAATGAGTACCGCTCCATCTTCAGACATACCTCGACTGTTATTAGCAACACATGTGTATGTTCCATCATCACCtgtctcaacattttcaataatCAGTTTTGTTGAACCAACTATAGCACTAACGTAGACTCTTCCCTCTTTGTTGGATGAATCAAATTTACCTTGAGGAGCTCTCCAGTAAATATCTGGCTCTGGGTCACCAAGAACACTACATGTAAACTCTACATGATCTCCAAGTCCGACTTGTTTATCATGAGGGACCTGGGTAATGAATGGTTGACAGGCAAAGCTTCTTACTTTAACTTCTGTGATGGGCATACTAGAAATATGGGGAGGTGAATGACATACGATGCTTTGAGGCTGGAAGTTGATTGAAGCATGGTTATCAAGGTAATCATAGAGTTCTTTCATTTTACAGTCACATCTCCAGGGATTGCTGTTCAGTATCAATGTAGTGAGGTTAGTAAGTGGAATAAGTGCAGACTCTGATAGACTGTTAAGTCGATTACCACTCAGACTTAGAGTTAATAAATTAGCAAGACCATTAAATGCAGCATCAGTTATTGTGCTTATTGACATGTAATTTAGATACAGTGATTCCAATGAATGAAGACTTTCAAAGACTAAGGCTggaattgttgaaatttcattccaGTCCAATTCTAGTTGTACTAAGTTTACCAGGTTCTTGAACATGTGTTCCTTAAGATCAGTCAGTTGGTTGTTGGACAAGTACAGCTTGCGTAGCTGCGGTGTTGGATCAAATGTACTAGGAGTGATGGTGCTGATACGATTACCATTTAGTGTTAGAACTTGAAGACTTGAGAGAGAATTAAACACATCATTGGGAAGAGTTTCAAGTTGATTTTCAGCAAGATTTAAATTTTCCAAACTATTAAGTCCATCCAATGCGTGGGTTACTGAATCAATGCTGTTTTTACTTAGATCAATTACTCTGACATTAGACAGTCTATCAAATGCACCAGCGGCAAGGTATTGAATATTTGAAGAAGACAAATCCAAATATTCAAGGCGTGCGACATTTATGAAAGCTCTTTCAGGCAATATTTGgatgttattgttgttgagcCATAATATTGTTGTGGATGAAGGTAAGCCATCTGGGATGCCATGTAAACCTCGTTCACTGCAATCAACTTTGGTGCCATTCTCGACTGGTGAACAAATGCACACACTTGGACACGGACTTGGTTGAGAAGTTGTTTTACTTTCTGTGGTAGGTAAAGCTGCTGGTGTTGTTTGCTGGTCTACAACAGTTGTCCTGTGTGTATCAGTTGATGCAGCATTCTGTGTTGTTTGAGATTCCTCTGCTTTCTGTGTAGAAACCTGTGTTGGTTGGGCTAAACTGGATCCAGGTGGCTGGTCTGGTGAAGAACTTTGCCGTGTCGTTTGTATCCTTGTAGTGTCATCATTTGCTGATAGACTTTGCCATGTCGTTTGTATCCTTGTAGTGTCATCATTTGCTGATAGACTTTGCCGTGTCGTTTGTATCCTTGTAGTGTCATCATTTGCTGATAGACTTTGCCGTGTCGTTTGTATCCTTGTAGTGTCATCATTTGCTGATAGACTTTGCCGTGTTGTTTGTATCCTTGTAGTGTCATCATTTGCTGATAGACTTTGCCGTGTCGTTTGTATCCTTGTAGTGTCATCATTTGCTGATAGACTTTGCCGTGTCGTTTGTATCCTTGTAGTGTCATCATTTGCTGATAGACTTTGCCGTGTCGTTTGTATCCTTGTAGTGTCATCATTTGCTGATGTGACATCTGATAGTCGCTCTGTTGTCATTTCTTCTGTGTTTTGAGTTAAACAGAGGTCATTCAAGGTCAGTAACAATATTGCCAACATCACAAGCAAGCCGTGTCTTCCCATCGTGATGATTTGTTTCTTTAATATCTTGTACCAAGATTTCTGGGAAGGAAGGATACAATATGTATGCATTTACTAGTCTGACAGTATAAGCAGTGGTGTCCAAATGTCATGTAAATGTTATACATAATATGTCAGGATTACATGTCTTGTAGAGT encodes:
- the LOC139134551 gene encoding leucine-rich repeat-containing protein 4-like isoform X2 — its product is MGRHGLLVMLAILLLTLNDLCLTQNTEEMTTERLSDVTSANDDTTRIQTTRQSLSANDDTTRIQTTRQSLSANDDTTRIQTTRQSLSANDDTTRIQTTRQSLSANDDTTRIQTTRQSLSANDDTTRIQTTRQSLSANDDTTRIQTTWQSLSANDDTTRIQTTRQSSSPDQPPGSSLAQPTQVSTQKAEESQTTQNAASTDTHRTTVVDQQTTPAALPTTESKTTSQPSPCPSVCICSPVENGTKVDCSERGLHGIPDGLPSSTTILWLNNNNIQILPERAFINVARLEYLDLSSSNIQYLAAGAFDRLSNVRVIDLSKNSIDSVTHALDGLNSLENLNLAENQLETLPNDVFNSLSSLQVLTLNGNRISTITPSTFDPTPQLRKLYLSNNQLTDLKEHMFKNLVNLVQLELDWNEISTIPALVFESLHSLESLYLNYMSISTITDAAFNGLANLLTLSLSGNRLNSLSESALIPLTNLTTLILNSNPWRCDCKMKELYDYLDNHASINFQPQSIVCHSPPHISSMPITEVKVRSFACQPFITQVPHDKQVGLGDHVEFTCSVLGDPEPDIYWRAPQGKFDSSNKEGRVYVSAIVGSTKLIIENVETGDDGTYTCVANNSRGMSEDGAVLIVQVPPPTSNPVTCAPVNQPVQCIQPDLSVQTSTIRDTLIEIVWSPTYDSQTTGHSITVTKFGFTSPVKETNVTATSDSLYTITGLEPLTHYIVCVTEQVRDCHADTAFRNCIPVTTTGQAPVTCVNTPLTVAVDNVTETGLVMKWVSTDNQNAVGYIVQINEFGVDEGVLKITDLSVNSYKFVDLKANTNYVVCVTVYFAAIPVPVSPPLTNANK
- the LOC139134551 gene encoding leucine-rich repeat-containing protein 4-like isoform X1 → MTRPEKSWYKILKKQIITMGRHGLLVMLAILLLTLNDLCLTQNTEEMTTERLSDVTSANDDTTRIQTTRQSLSANDDTTRIQTTRQSLSANDDTTRIQTTRQSLSANDDTTRIQTTRQSLSANDDTTRIQTTRQSLSANDDTTRIQTTRQSLSANDDTTRIQTTWQSLSANDDTTRIQTTRQSSSPDQPPGSSLAQPTQVSTQKAEESQTTQNAASTDTHRTTVVDQQTTPAALPTTESKTTSQPSPCPSVCICSPVENGTKVDCSERGLHGIPDGLPSSTTILWLNNNNIQILPERAFINVARLEYLDLSSSNIQYLAAGAFDRLSNVRVIDLSKNSIDSVTHALDGLNSLENLNLAENQLETLPNDVFNSLSSLQVLTLNGNRISTITPSTFDPTPQLRKLYLSNNQLTDLKEHMFKNLVNLVQLELDWNEISTIPALVFESLHSLESLYLNYMSISTITDAAFNGLANLLTLSLSGNRLNSLSESALIPLTNLTTLILNSNPWRCDCKMKELYDYLDNHASINFQPQSIVCHSPPHISSMPITEVKVRSFACQPFITQVPHDKQVGLGDHVEFTCSVLGDPEPDIYWRAPQGKFDSSNKEGRVYVSAIVGSTKLIIENVETGDDGTYTCVANNSRGMSEDGAVLIVQVPPPTSNPVTCAPVNQPVQCIQPDLSVQTSTIRDTLIEIVWSPTYDSQTTGHSITVTKFGFTSPVKETNVTATSDSLYTITGLEPLTHYIVCVTEQVRDCHADTAFRNCIPVTTTGQAPVTCVNTPLTVAVDNVTETGLVMKWVSTDNQNAVGYIVQINEFGVDEGVLKITDLSVNSYKFVDLKANTNYVVCVTVYFAAIPVPVSPPLTNANK